Proteins from a genomic interval of Thermoanaerobacterium thermosaccharolyticum DSM 571:
- the istB gene encoding IS21-like element helper ATPase IstB: MSEINVAKETIKLYAKQLKLPTFAQYTSIIKRMDSNMGYEEFLIELMKKEVASRQENQQKRRIHKAGFPYLKTLDEFDYTRLKYVEQAFIWELATCEFISKRQNVIMIGNTGTGKTHISIGLGLKACKEGHNVKFYTVANLVTELTEAQEYKKLLKLEKQLEKVDLLILDELSYLCFNRNQADLLFRIISDRSEKGSVIVSTNLEFSRWTEMFENTTMVAALVDRLTFRSHVLNMNGESFRRDNSQIE; this comes from the coding sequence ATGAGTGAAATAAATGTAGCTAAAGAAACAATAAAACTTTATGCCAAACAGCTGAAACTGCCTACTTTTGCACAATACACAAGTATTATTAAACGCATGGATAGCAATATGGGATATGAGGAATTTCTCATAGAATTAATGAAAAAAGAAGTAGCTTCCAGGCAAGAAAATCAGCAAAAGCGTCGCATACACAAAGCGGGATTTCCTTACCTGAAAACCCTTGACGAATTTGATTATACCAGACTCAAATACGTCGAACAAGCCTTTATATGGGAACTTGCCACATGTGAATTTATATCCAAGCGTCAAAATGTCATTATGATAGGAAACACTGGCACAGGCAAAACTCATATTTCAATAGGCTTAGGGCTAAAGGCTTGTAAAGAGGGGCATAACGTAAAATTCTATACCGTTGCAAATCTTGTAACAGAACTTACAGAAGCACAAGAGTACAAAAAGCTTCTAAAACTTGAAAAACAGCTAGAAAAAGTGGACCTGTTAATTCTAGATGAACTATCATATCTATGTTTTAATAGGAACCAAGCTGATTTATTATTCAGGATAATTTCGGATCGTAGTGAAAAAGGAAGTGTAATAGTATCTACGAACCTTGAATTTTCAAGATGGACAGAAATGTTTGAGAATACTACTATGGTTGCAGCATTAGTAGATCGTCTAACCTTCCGTTCACATGTATTAAATATGAATGGAGAATCTTTCAGGCGTGATAATTCGCAAATAGAGTAG
- the istA gene encoding IS21 family transposase, which produces MIIDVNLYQKIREMYTVHQMSQRAIARELKISRNTVRKYCKGDNVPWERKEYSREPDVLTPDVMDFIRQCIKEDEAEGIKKQRHTARRIYHRLVEEKGFKGGESTVRLAVQQLKDEMPKAFILLQFDPGEAAQVDWGEATVYLDNKKVSINLFCMRLCYSCDIFVMAFYRQNEESFLEGNIKAFEHFGGVPHKLIFDNARVAVKEGFGTHARPQARYQALSAHYAFKMEFCNPSKGNEKGLVENLVGWVRRNILVPVPRVNDIDELNQILMTNCLKYRSHQIRGHEQTVGQMYEIDKSLLYSLPKYVFDSSKSISVSVDEYSTVRFDRNNYSVPVKYVGKNVSIKAYGNILTIFYRGQEIAKHNRSYGSNKTTYKLEHYIDLLERKPRAVFNAKPVKDHVKQELLEWGQTLPGGAKDMVKVLRLCVDYGSDKLLEIKKQIPAGVTPTVDLIRSYLIKHSIPEKSTQKIIDTVNVEEVDLSIYDRQYGVAQ; this is translated from the coding sequence GTGATTATCGACGTGAATTTATACCAAAAGATTAGAGAAATGTATACAGTACATCAAATGTCTCAAAGGGCTATAGCAAGGGAATTAAAAATTTCAAGGAATACTGTAAGAAAATACTGCAAAGGTGACAATGTTCCTTGGGAGAGAAAAGAATATTCCCGTGAGCCTGATGTCTTAACTCCTGATGTTATGGACTTTATCAGACAGTGCATTAAAGAAGATGAAGCAGAAGGAATAAAAAAACAACGACATACAGCCAGAAGAATATATCATCGTCTAGTAGAAGAAAAAGGGTTTAAAGGTGGAGAATCCACAGTAAGATTGGCTGTACAACAACTTAAAGATGAGATGCCAAAAGCATTCATCCTACTTCAATTCGACCCTGGAGAAGCAGCACAAGTAGATTGGGGTGAAGCTACTGTGTACCTTGACAACAAAAAAGTTTCTATAAATCTTTTCTGTATGCGACTCTGCTATAGTTGTGATATTTTTGTAATGGCATTTTATCGCCAAAATGAAGAATCATTTTTAGAAGGTAATATAAAAGCATTTGAACATTTTGGTGGTGTACCCCACAAACTAATTTTTGATAATGCAAGAGTTGCAGTAAAGGAAGGTTTCGGGACTCATGCCAGGCCTCAAGCCCGTTATCAAGCATTGAGTGCACATTACGCATTTAAAATGGAATTCTGTAATCCAAGTAAAGGAAATGAGAAAGGACTGGTTGAAAATCTGGTAGGCTGGGTAAGACGCAATATTTTAGTTCCTGTCCCAAGAGTAAATGATATTGATGAGTTAAACCAAATTCTTATGACAAACTGCTTGAAATACCGTTCCCATCAGATACGCGGCCATGAACAGACAGTCGGCCAAATGTATGAAATAGACAAATCATTATTATACTCACTTCCTAAATATGTATTTGATTCGAGCAAAAGCATATCAGTCAGTGTAGACGAGTATTCAACAGTGCGCTTTGATAGAAACAATTATTCAGTACCAGTAAAATATGTAGGCAAAAATGTCAGTATCAAAGCATATGGGAATATATTAACCATCTTTTATCGTGGACAGGAAATTGCTAAACATAACAGAAGCTATGGTTCCAACAAAACAACTTACAAACTAGAACATTACATAGATCTATTAGAACGAAAACCCAGAGCTGTATTCAATGCGAAGCCCGTAAAGGACCATGTAAAACAAGAATTATTAGAGTGGGGACAAACACTTCCGGGTGGAGCAAAAGACATGGTAAAAGTTCTGAGACTTTGTGTAGACTACGGTTCAGACAAGCTTCTAGAGATAAAAAAGCAAATTCCAGCAGGTGTTACACCTACTGTTGATTTAATCCGCAGTTATCTAATAAAGCACAGCATACCAGAAAAAAGTACACAAAAAATTATAGACACAGTAAATGTAGAAGAAGTTGATTTAAGTATATACGATAGACAATACGGGGTGGCACAATGA
- a CDS encoding Rpn family recombination-promoting nuclease/putative transposase, which yields MAQKYDITMKNIFSDMADDIMSYFLGLQYTKIDELNIEFARVERRDSDMIFKCTIDKGNVAVHIEFQSENDGKMPYRMLRYSLEIMEKHNLIPYQIVVYIGKDNVNMVNSLSYDFGEQNTLDYRYRIINVGEIKFTEVIKTDYYDLYSLLPLMDKNRRKEEGEKYLERCVEAIKGIPLDINKKKDIAFKAEILSGIVYKREVIEKAFMEVVRMFRIEESETYKMIIEKGIEKGAQQEKIAIAKEMLSEGISIEKISKITKLSVEEIKKLIN from the coding sequence ATGGCGCAGAAATACGATATAACGATGAAAAATATTTTTTCAGATATGGCCGATGACATAATGAGTTATTTTCTCGGATTACAATACACAAAAATTGATGAACTTAATATAGAATTTGCAAGAGTTGAACGGAGAGACAGCGATATGATATTCAAGTGCACTATAGACAAGGGAAATGTTGCTGTGCACATTGAATTTCAATCAGAAAATGACGGAAAAATGCCCTACAGGATGCTTAGATATTCCCTTGAGATAATGGAAAAGCACAATCTTATACCATATCAGATAGTCGTATATATAGGCAAAGACAATGTAAACATGGTAAATAGCTTAAGTTACGACTTTGGAGAACAAAACACATTAGACTATAGATATAGGATCATAAACGTTGGTGAAATAAAATTTACTGAAGTTATAAAAACAGATTATTATGATTTATATTCACTTCTTCCACTGATGGACAAAAATAGAAGGAAAGAAGAGGGGGAAAAATATCTAGAAAGATGTGTTGAAGCGATAAAAGGTATTCCTCTAGATATAAACAAAAAGAAGGACATAGCATTTAAGGCAGAGATATTATCGGGTATTGTATATAAAAGAGAAGTTATTGAAAAAGCTTTTATGGAGGTGGTAAGAATGTTTAGAATTGAAGAATCTGAAACATACAAGATGATAATTGAAAAGGGTATTGAAAAAGGGGCACAACAAGAAAAAATTGCAATAGCAAAAGAAATGTTGAGTGAAGGTATAAGCATTGAAAAAATTTCTAAGATAACAAAGTTATCTGTTGAAGAAATAAAAAAATTGATAAATTAA